A section of the Harmonia axyridis chromosome 2, icHarAxyr1.1, whole genome shotgun sequence genome encodes:
- the LOC123674007 gene encoding AH receptor-interacting protein, with protein MNPDPDESRPVIKEILYAGTKKISFREGTKIFFHFQTRICNADKVLLDDSKKLGPGKPVELLIGKKFKLEIWESMLRGMLLNEVSKFVVLKSLVLEYPFVSKVLRDVHKPKEERYNTHCCAMTLQTEGIGYNDLNGLIKKPENLEFIMEIIDVQQPEQYEKETWQLSEIELKNLVPNLKEQGNNQYKSKKFKEASELYAKAIGVLEQLMVKEKPRDEEWNELNEQKLLLLLNYSQCLLNIGDFYGTIEHCTTVLNFKKDNVKALYRRGKAHVGAWNPDKAKSDFLKVIELDPSMESTIKKELTELDRLLKLKNSADKEKMKKLFM; from the coding sequence ATGAATCCTGATCCTGATGAGTCTCGACCTGTGATTAAGGAGATTCTTTATGCGGGtactaaaaaaatttctttccgtgaaggaacaaaaatttttttccactttCAAACCAGAATATGCAACGCAGATAAAGTTTTATTAGATGATTCTAAAAAATTAGGACCAGGTAAACCTGTTGAACTCCTGATTGGAAAGAAGTTCAAATTAGAAATATGGGAGTCAATGTTAAGAGGTATGCTGTTGAATGAAGTCAGTAAATTTGTTGTTCTCAAATCTTTAGTACTTGAATACCCTTTTGTTTCGAAAGTTTTGAGAGATGTACACAAACCTAAAGAAGAAAGATATAATACCCACTGTTGTGCAATGACTCTTCAAACTGAAGGTATTGGGTATAATGATTTGAATGGTCTAATCAAAAAACCAGAAAATTTAGAATTCATCATGGAAATAATTGATGTTCAGCAACCAGaacaatatgaaaaagaaacatGGCAACTATCTGAGATAGAACTGAAAAATCTTGTTCCAAATCTTAAAGAACAAGGAAACAATCagtataaatcaaaaaaattcaaagaagctTCTGAATTATATGCTAAAGCAATTGGGGTTTTAGAACAGCTGATGGTTAAAGAAAAACCACGTGATGAAGAATggaatgaattgaatgaacaaaaattgcTGCTATTATTGAACTATTCTCAATGTCTTTTGAATATTGGAGATTTCTATGGTACGATTGAACATTGTACAACTGTTTTGAATTTCAAGAAGGATAATGTGAAAGCACTCTATAGACGAGGCAAAGCTCATGTCGGTGCATGGAATCCAGATAAAGCCAAAAGTGATTTCTTAAAAGTTATTGAATTGGATCCATCAATGGAAAGTACGATAAAAAAAGAATTGACTGAGTTAGATCGTTTGCTGAAGTTGAAAAATTCTgctgataaagaaaaaatgaaaaagttatttatGTGA
- the LOC123674009 gene encoding bis(5'-nucleosyl)-tetraphosphatase [asymmetrical]: MTKVAAGFVIFRRFTGVIEFLLLQTSYGEHHWTPPKGHTDPGETDLEAAYRETKEEAGFTKSDFKVFENEKFTLNYDVKGKPKTVYYWLAELTNKNVTVTLSNEHQDFKWLSVQEASNLAKYEDMVNLLNKCHTTITEKYNK; this comes from the exons ATGACCAAAGTAGCAGCTGGATTTGTAATTTTCAGAAGATTTACAGGAGTAATTGAGTTCCTCTTATTACAAACTTCTTATGGAGAACATCATTGGACACCTCCTAAAG GCCATACAGATCCAGGCGAAACCGATTTAGAGGCTGCATACAGAGAAACTAAAGAAGAAGCGGGATTCACAAAGTCTGACTTTAAAGtttttgagaatgaaaaattcacaCTAAATTATGATGTTAAAGGAAAACCAAAAACAGTTTACTATTGGTTAGCAGAATTAACCAATAAAAATGTAACTGTAACACTGTCTAATGAACATCAAGATTTCAAATGGCTATCAGTTCAAGAGGCTTCTAATTTAGCTAAATATGAAGATATGGTGAATTTACTCAACAAATGCCATACAACTATAACtgagaaatataataaataa
- the LOC123674004 gene encoding CCAAT/enhancer-binding protein zeta, whose product MKFKNKSKNHQENDDFEDYIEESPKWFEKVPKSNHAFPKATEQQIIELKEEAKMCLDSETANYNIKNSKTNSNYQWMKTVMNKGTVSDKIASHTVMIQNDPVHNLELLRSFVGMVKVAKKKECIGVMDALTDLFLEDLLKPDGKLEAFHQKPLSILNDISSGNAITRRKMLSIWYFEDQLKEIYNTYIDALNTAAHDSVDNNKEKAISALYKLLAGNPEQEKKLLAYLVNKLGDPSQKVASKAIYCLGQLIRTHSNMQGVILNEVEKLIFRPNISTKAQYYGLCYLSQFYLNHEEDEVARRLINVYFGFFKACVKKGEIDSRMMSALLMGVNRAYPYAKLEEKVIAEHLDTIYKIVHLANFNVSLQALCLLYQVSDFTNNVADRYYSALYRKLLDPKIITTSHQAMLLNLIYKSLLKDTELNRVKAIVKRLLQLCLHLNTSFTCGILYLISQLINKRAGLHSVIQKQALPHLIAEDVKVDFEAEIKDEIPSNSQDEPLSTEKPDTPDLNNSTVIIVDESPVEKNEADRNHKNKSGLYHKNIKREKNYEYNALVRNPLFAGAEYSAFVELNYLRKHFHPTVSLYANNILNGELIKYQGDPLKDFMLIRFLDRFVFKNPKLPDELQSGSHPTFGKRKSYKPKGVKSLSVTSAEYLHTNEYNIPVDEKFLYMYLQKKYVKKNMDDDEDSDVDSVASDEFEEMLEKMAGKPKEDIDFMEDIGDRLKKQKNKSKTEDDDDSDLEDEEDLEEEDENLMEDDEDLEDDEYGNLMEDGDEDLLKDLEDDEDEEIMFSDEDEPNNKKQNKKKEKVQSVFAPAEEFAELLEDEGSSYGKPGSSNTMSNKDKSNKKQIMWEMNRNHDWSKEKKRKRTNQNKNTKNKRFKK is encoded by the exons atgaagttcaaaaataaatcgaaaaatCACCAAGAAAATGATGATTTCGAAGACTATATTGAAGAATCACCAAAATGGTTTGAAAAG GTTCCAAAATCCAATCATGCTTTCCCCAAAGCTACGGAACAACAAATTATCGAGTTGAAAGAAGAAGCTAAAATGTGTCTTGATTCAGAAACTGCAAATTACAATATTA AAAACTCAAAAACTAACTCTAATTATCAGTGGATGAAAACAGTTATGAACAAAGGAACAGTGTCAGATAAAATTGCGTCTCATACAGTGATGATACAAAATGATCCGGTTCATAACTTGGAATTATTAAGAAGTTTCGTTGGAATGGTTAAAGttgcaaaaaaaaaggaatgcatTGGTGTTATGG ATGCTCTCACAGATCTATTTTTGGAAGATCTCCTTAAACCAGACGGAAAATTAGAGGCGTTTCACCAGAAACCATTATCTATATTGAATGATATTTCTTCCGGTAATGCAATAACGAGAAGAAAAATGTTGAGTATATGGTACTTTGAGGATCAGCTGAAAGAAATTTACAATACTTACATAGATGCTTTGAATACAGCAGCACATGATTCTGTTGATAACAATAAGGAAAAAGCTATAAGTGCACTATACAAACTTTTAGCTGGAAACCCAGAACAAGAAAAG aaattattaGCTTACCTTGTGAATAAATTAGGTGACCCATCTCAAAAAGTAGCATCCAAAGCGATATACTGCTTGGGGCAGCTTATTAGAACTCATTCTAACATGCAGGGTGTGATATTgaatgaagtcgaaaaactcatTTTCCGACCAAATATATCTACAAAGGCACAATATTATGGTTTATGTTATTTATCTCAGTTTTATCTGAATcatgaagaagatgaagtaGCTAGGAGATTGATAAATGTCTATTTTGGTTTCTTCAAAGCTTGTGTTAAAAAG gGAGAAATTGATAGTAGAATGATGTCTGCCCTATTGATGGGAGTTAATAGAGCTTATCCTTATGCTAAATTGGAAGAGAAAGTCATTGCTGAACATTTGGAtacaatatataaaattgtacATTTGGCAAACTTTAATGTCAGTTTACAAGCACTGTGTCTTCTTTATCAAGTGTCTGACTTTACGAATAATGTGGCAGATAG GTATTATTCTGCTTTGTATCGAAAATTACTTGACCCCAAAATCATTACCACGAGTCATCAAGCCATGCTATTGAATTTAATATACAAATCTCTTCTGAAGGACACTGAATTGAATAGGGTTAAAGCAATTGTGAAAAGATTACTACAA CTTTGTCTCCATTTAAATACAAGTTTCACTTGTGGGATCCTCTACCTTATTTCCCAACTCATAAACAAAAGAGCTGGTCTGCACTCTGTTATTCAAAAACAAGCTTTACCTCATTTGATTGCGGAAGATGTAAAAGTAGACTTTGAGGCAGAAATAAAAgatgaaattccatcaaat TCCCAAGATGAACCCTTGAGTACTGAAAAACCTGATACGCCTGATTTGAATAATTCCACTGTAATTATCGTTGATGAATCTCCTGTAGAAAAAAATGAGGCAGATAGAAACCATAAAAACAAATCTGGTTTGTACCACAAGAATATtaaaagggaaaaaaattatgaatacaaTGCTCTCGTTAGGAATCCCCTCTTTGCCGGAGCTGAATATTCAGCATTTGTagaattgaattatttgaggaaacatttccACCCTACAGTTTCTCTATATGcgaataatatattgaatg GCGAACTCATAAAATATCAAGGAGACCCACTAAAAGATTTCATGTTAATCAGATTTCTAGATAGATTTGTGTTCAAGAACCCTAAACTACCAGATGAACTGCAAAGTGGATCGCATCCAACTTTTGGAAAGAGAAAATCTTATAAACCAAAAGGAGTGAAGTCGTTATCCGTAACTTCAGCGGAATATTTACATACTAATGAGTATAACATTCCAGTAGATGAGAAGTTTTTATATAT gtatctccagaaaaaatatgtcaaaaaaaatatggatGATGACGAAGACAGTGATGTTGATTCTGTAGCAAGTGATGAGTTTGAAGAAATGCTCGAAAAAATGGCCGGAAAACCTAAAGAAGATATCGATTTCATGGAAGATATAGGAGACAGACTGAAAAAACAGAAGAATAAATCCAAAACCgaag ACGACGATGATAGTGATTTGGAAGATGAAGAAGATTTGGAAGAAGAGGATGAAAATTTAATGGAAGATGATGaag atttggaaGATGACGAGTATGGAAATTTAATGGAAGATGGCGATGAAG ATTTGCTGAAGGACTTAGAAGATGATGAAGATGAAGAAATCATGTTTAGTGATGAAGATGAAccgaataataaaaaacaaaacaagaaGAAAGAAAAGGTTCAATCAGTTTTTGCACCTGCAGAGGAGTTTGCTGAATTACTTGAAGATGAAGGTAGTTCTTATGGTAAACCTGGTAGTTCAAATACGATGTCTAATAAGGATAAATCAA ACAAAAAGCAAATAATGTGGGAAATGAACAGGAATCATGATTGGTCAAAAGAGAAGAAAAGGAAAAGAACtaatcaaaataagaataccaaaaataaaagattcaaaaaataa
- the LOC123674008 gene encoding thioredoxin-related transmembrane protein 1-like isoform X2, whose translation MASSNVIFSSIIIVGLCTFLSHVGAQKTVIELNEDNWTDMLKNEWMVEFYAPWCPACKALEEIWKNFATQSSALGIKVGKVNVITSPGLSGRFMVTALPTIFHVLNGEFRQYKGTRDSESFMTFIEEKKYEQVEPVPSWKSPNSLQMTIVSSFFKLSQNLRDLHNKMTEDFGLPTWGSYLIFAIATILMGAILGLVLVCLLDLIYPPKQMSVQSNTSAKKEKAKDSGDELADEDIRDDLIDDASQSDGGKHTDSDSDQNYKANTTPNKMKKRKPRRAD comes from the exons ATGGCGAGTAGTAATGTgatattttcatcaattattattGTTGGATTATGTACTTTTCTGAGTCATGTAGGAGCTCAAAAGACAGTAATAGAATTAAATGAAGATAACTGGACTGATATGTTGAAAAATGAATGGATGGTTGAGTT CTATGCACCATGGTGTCCGGCATGTAAGGCATTGgaggaaatttggaaaaattttgctACACAATCTTCTGCTCTGGGAATTAAAGTAGGAAAGGTGAATGTTATAACAAGTCCAGGATTGAGTGGGCGGTTCATGGTCACTGCACTTCCAACTATATTTCA TGTATTAAATGGAGAATTCAGACAATACAAGGGTACTAGGGATTCAGAATCCTTCATgacttttattgaagaaaaaaaatatgaacaagTTGAACCTGTTCCATCATGGAAATCTCCTAATTCTCTTCAAATGACTATTGTGTCTTCATTCTTCAAACTGTCTCAGAATTTGAGA GACCTCCATAATAAAATGACAGAAGACTTTGGCCTACCAACTTGGGGCTCATATTTGATTTTTGCAATTGCTACTATTTTGATGGGTGCCATACTTGGATTG GTCCTTGTATGTTTACTTGATCTTATCTATCCCCCAAAACAAATGAGCGTCCAGTCTAACACGAgtgcaaaaaaagaaaaagcaaAAGATTCCGGTGATGAATTG GCCGATGAAGATATTAGAGACGACTTGATTGATGATGCCAGTCAGTCAGATGGGGGCAAGCATACAGATTCTGATTCTGACCAGAATTATAAAGCTAATACAACaccaaataaaatgaaaaaacgaaAACCAAGGAGAGCCGATTAA
- the LOC123674008 gene encoding thioredoxin-related transmembrane protein 1-like isoform X1: MASSNVIFSSIIIVGLCTFLSHVGAQKTVIELNEDNWTDMLKNEWMVEFYAPWCPACKALEEIWKNFATQSSALGIKVGKVNVITSPGLSGRFMVTALPTIFHVLNGEFRQYKGTRDSESFMTFIEEKKYEQVEPVPSWKSPNSLQMTIVSSFFKLSQNLRHILLFLQDLHNKMTEDFGLPTWGSYLIFAIATILMGAILGLVLVCLLDLIYPPKQMSVQSNTSAKKEKAKDSGDELADEDIRDDLIDDASQSDGGKHTDSDSDQNYKANTTPNKMKKRKPRRAD; this comes from the exons ATGGCGAGTAGTAATGTgatattttcatcaattattattGTTGGATTATGTACTTTTCTGAGTCATGTAGGAGCTCAAAAGACAGTAATAGAATTAAATGAAGATAACTGGACTGATATGTTGAAAAATGAATGGATGGTTGAGTT CTATGCACCATGGTGTCCGGCATGTAAGGCATTGgaggaaatttggaaaaattttgctACACAATCTTCTGCTCTGGGAATTAAAGTAGGAAAGGTGAATGTTATAACAAGTCCAGGATTGAGTGGGCGGTTCATGGTCACTGCACTTCCAACTATATTTCA TGTATTAAATGGAGAATTCAGACAATACAAGGGTACTAGGGATTCAGAATCCTTCATgacttttattgaagaaaaaaaatatgaacaagTTGAACCTGTTCCATCATGGAAATCTCCTAATTCTCTTCAAATGACTATTGTGTCTTCATTCTTCAAACTGTCTCAGAATTTGAGA CATATTTTACTATTCTTACAGGACCTCCATAATAAAATGACAGAAGACTTTGGCCTACCAACTTGGGGCTCATATTTGATTTTTGCAATTGCTACTATTTTGATGGGTGCCATACTTGGATTG GTCCTTGTATGTTTACTTGATCTTATCTATCCCCCAAAACAAATGAGCGTCCAGTCTAACACGAgtgcaaaaaaagaaaaagcaaAAGATTCCGGTGATGAATTG GCCGATGAAGATATTAGAGACGACTTGATTGATGATGCCAGTCAGTCAGATGGGGGCAAGCATACAGATTCTGATTCTGACCAGAATTATAAAGCTAATACAACaccaaataaaatgaaaaaacgaaAACCAAGGAGAGCCGATTAA